A stretch of Arachis hypogaea cultivar Tifrunner chromosome 15, arahy.Tifrunner.gnm2.J5K5, whole genome shotgun sequence DNA encodes these proteins:
- the LOC112750679 gene encoding protein JINGUBANG, with amino-acid sequence MEYPRSYSSSSSSSHYFNNHLQQQQEEEEERLNSVTSLNYSQSHYHPSTAAYHHCLATLKGHTSSYVSSLTLSGNFLYTGSSDREIRSWDRSLLQSEFDHQHQHSSSAANMVLAGKGAVKSLVVQSDMLFSAHQDHKIRVWKIRSHDNEAHNQKCTRVATLPTLGDRATKVLIPKNHVQIRRHKKSTWVHHVDTVSVLALSGDGALLYSVSWDRTIKIWRTRDFTCLESVNNAHEDAINAMAVSTNGLVYSGSADKKIKVWKRVEGEKKHILVDILEKHNSGINALALSCDETLLYSGACDRSILVWEKREAVEEEEEEGAYNGKMVVVGKLKGHTKSILCLAVVSDLVCSGSADKTIRVWRKGNNNNEYSCLAVLEGHNGPVKCLTTVVDDCNNNDGDPCDEGSSFLVYSGSLDCDVKVWKIFVPPL; translated from the exons ATGGAATACCCGCGATCTTATAGTAGCTCCTCCTCATCTTCTCATTATTTCAACAACCATCTTCAAcagcaacaagaagaagaagaagagagactaAACTCAGTTACTTCTCTTAATTACTCACAATCCCATTATCACCCTTCCACAGCCGCATACCACCACTGCCTCGCCACTCTCAAAGGCCACACTTCTTCCTACGTCTCCTCCCTAACTCTTTCTGGAAACTTCCTCTATACTGGCTCTTCGGATCGTGAAATCAGATCATGGGACCGCTCCCTTCTCCAATCCGAATTTGACCACCAACACCAGCACTCAAGTTCAGCCGCCAACATGGTACTTGCCGGAAAAG GAGCTGTGAAGTCACTAGTAGTTCAATCAGACATGCTCTTTAGCGCTCATCAAGACCACAAAATCCGGGTCTGGAAGATAAGAAGCCACGACAATGAAGCGCATAATCAGAAATGTACTCGAGTAGCGACGCTCCCCACGCTCGGGGACCGCGCCACCAAGGTGCTGATTCCCAAGAACCATGTCCAGATACGGAGGCACAAGAAGTCCACTTGGGTTCACCACGTCGACACCGTTTCCGTCCTCGCCTTGTCCGGCGACGGCGCCCTGCTTTACTCTGTTTCGTGGGACAGGACAATCAAAATCTGGAGAACAAGGGACTTTACATGTTTGGAATCG GTGAACAACGCACACGAGGACGCCATAAACGCAATGGCGGTTTCCACAAATGGACTTGTTTACAGTGGTTCAGCGGATAAGAAGATCAAGGTGTGGAAGAGAGTGGAAGGAGAAAAGAAACACATTCTAGTGGACATCTTAGAGAAGCACAACTCAGGGATAAATGCCTTGGCTCTCAGCTGTGATGAAACTCTCTTGTATTCAGGTGCATGTGACAGGTCAATATTGGTTTGGGAGAAAAGAGAGgcggtggaagaagaagaagaagaaggagcgtATAATGGTAAAATGGTAGTGGTTGGTAAACTGAAAGGGCACACCAAGTCCATATTGTGCCTTGCTGTGGTGTCTGATTTGGTGTGTAGTGGTTCTGCTGACAAAACAATTAGGGTGTGGAGGAAGggtaataataacaatgaataTTCTTGTTTGGCTGTTCTGGAAGGGCATAATGGTCCAGTTAAGTGCTTGACTACGGTCGTTGATGACTGTAATAATAATGATGGTGATCCATGTGATGAAGGTTCTTCTTTTCTAGTCTATAGTGGCAGCTTGGATTGTGATGTTAAGGTGTGGAAGATTTTTGTTCCTCCACTCTAA